The Aeromicrobium sp. Leaf245 genome includes a region encoding these proteins:
- a CDS encoding dienelactone hydrolase family protein, producing MAEAQIEGPDGPIEAWVATPAVGEGPWPGVLLVVDAIGLRPQIHVMADRFASLGYTVLAPNVFHHFGTAAETSPEGDLREPGAREAFFEQAMPRVHALTPELSRPDTALFLDVLQARDDVADGPVGVVGYCMGARIALRAAGDHPGRVSVAAGFHGGGLVDDTEESPHLSLRTARATVLLRHADDDPSMPSEHQESIAELAAASGVVLDQAVYPGAPHGFTMADTSMYDAGAAQRHEDELREHLASVLG from the coding sequence ATGGCTGAGGCGCAGATCGAAGGTCCCGACGGTCCCATCGAGGCGTGGGTGGCCACGCCTGCCGTGGGGGAGGGGCCGTGGCCGGGAGTGCTCCTCGTGGTCGATGCGATCGGGCTGCGACCCCAGATCCATGTCATGGCCGACCGGTTCGCGTCGTTGGGCTACACGGTGCTCGCGCCGAACGTCTTCCACCACTTCGGCACGGCTGCGGAGACGTCGCCCGAGGGGGACCTGCGCGAGCCCGGGGCTCGCGAGGCGTTCTTCGAGCAGGCCATGCCGCGCGTCCACGCCCTCACGCCCGAGCTCTCACGGCCCGACACCGCCCTCTTCCTCGACGTGCTGCAGGCGCGCGACGACGTGGCCGACGGTCCGGTCGGGGTCGTCGGGTACTGCATGGGCGCCCGGATCGCCCTGCGTGCCGCAGGTGACCACCCCGGCCGCGTCTCCGTCGCCGCGGGCTTCCACGGCGGTGGGCTCGTCGACGACACCGAGGAGAGCCCGCACCTCTCCTTGCGCACCGCGCGTGCGACGGTGCTGCTGCGCCATGCCGACGACGACCCGTCGATGCCCTCCGAGCACCAGGAGTCGATCGCCGAGCTCGCTGCCGCATCCGGCGTCGTGCTCGACCAGGCCGTCTACCCTGGAGCGCCGCACGGCTTCACCATGGCCGACACGTCGATGTACGACGCGGGCGCGGCGCAGCGTCACGAGGACGAGCTCCGAGAGCACCTCGCCTCCGTCCTCGGCTGA
- a CDS encoding flavodoxin family protein, protein MTDVDVAVVFHSAYRGSTRALAEAVARGVAMVEGATALLVPVEQVDDHWDRLHAADAVVLGSPTYIGSVSAVFKTFVERLAGDVWRERMWLNKVASGFTVSAGPSGDKLNALQDLAVFAAQLGMIWVPVRHVGGHYATSTSMETALNRMGGYLGVMAQADIDRRPPDAPPANDLRTAELHGQHVASVARQLAAGRAKHPSPYPDRCVRPGVPATLWEVPLAE, encoded by the coding sequence ATGACCGACGTCGACGTCGCGGTCGTCTTCCACAGCGCCTATCGGGGCTCCACCCGGGCGCTGGCGGAGGCGGTCGCCCGCGGCGTCGCCATGGTCGAGGGCGCCACGGCGCTCCTCGTGCCGGTCGAGCAGGTCGACGACCACTGGGACCGCCTGCATGCCGCCGATGCCGTCGTGCTCGGCAGCCCGACCTACATCGGCTCGGTGAGCGCGGTGTTCAAGACGTTCGTCGAACGGCTAGCGGGAGACGTGTGGCGCGAGCGGATGTGGCTCAACAAGGTGGCGAGCGGGTTCACGGTGAGCGCCGGGCCGTCCGGGGACAAGCTCAACGCGCTCCAGGACCTCGCGGTGTTCGCGGCCCAGCTCGGCATGATCTGGGTGCCCGTCCGACACGTCGGGGGGCACTACGCCACCTCGACGTCGATGGAGACGGCCCTCAACCGCATGGGCGGGTACCTCGGCGTGATGGCACAGGCCGACATCGACCGACGGCCGCCGGACGCCCCGCCCGCGAACGACCTGCGCACCGCCGAGCTGCACGGCCAGCACGTGGCCTCGGTGGCACGCCAGCTCGCGGCCGGGCGGGCGAAGCATCCCTCGCCCTACCCGGACCGCTGTGTACGTCCTGGCGTGCCCGCGACCCTCTGGGAGGTGCCCCTTGCTGAGTAG
- a CDS encoding metal-sulfur cluster assembly factor, translating to MSAAGSRLPATSGTAADAVAVALRDVPDPCMVAAGAPTSIVDLGLVDAVDVVDGCARVVVTLTEPGCPFTHHIIEEVTEAALAIDGVSSVEVSPRWAPLWTEARATAEGRRTLDLARARIGGPRP from the coding sequence ATGAGTGCGGCAGGGAGCCGGCTCCCGGCGACCAGCGGGACCGCGGCAGACGCGGTGGCCGTCGCCCTGCGTGACGTGCCCGACCCCTGCATGGTGGCTGCCGGTGCCCCGACCTCGATCGTCGACCTGGGCCTGGTCGACGCCGTGGACGTCGTGGACGGCTGCGCACGCGTCGTCGTCACCCTGACCGAACCCGGCTGCCCGTTCACCCACCACATCATCGAAGAGGTCACCGAGGCGGCTCTGGCCATCGATGGTGTCTCGTCCGTCGAGGTGTCGCCCCGGTGGGCGCCGCTGTGGACCGAGGCGCGCGCGACGGCGGAGGGTCGCCGCACGCTCGATCTCGCCCGGGCCAGGATCGGGGGGCCGCGACCGTGA
- a CDS encoding cysteine hydrolase gives MVDEMIHTYASGLDGAGGRGLELDPASTALLVVDMQNAFCDEAGSLARSGLDHRPAAAVVPTVASLLAAARNGGAHVVHTRYSLRADHGDAGLLFEVAPALRLPGALVGDDWDAEIVPALTPWPGERVVDKTRYSAFFGTGLAEELRALDVGTVVVCGVTTNVCVEGTARDAFAHDLRVVVVADATAAVDDDLHTSSLRSMAYGIGTLSTAAATVAALTEGARR, from the coding sequence ATGGTCGACGAGATGATCCATACGTATGCATCCGGCCTCGACGGCGCCGGCGGACGGGGCCTGGAGCTCGACCCCGCGAGCACGGCACTGCTCGTCGTCGACATGCAGAACGCCTTCTGCGACGAGGCCGGCAGCCTCGCCCGCAGCGGGCTCGACCACCGGCCGGCGGCCGCGGTGGTGCCGACGGTGGCGTCGCTGCTCGCCGCTGCCCGGAACGGTGGCGCGCACGTCGTGCACACCCGCTACTCGTTGCGGGCCGACCACGGCGACGCCGGGCTGCTCTTCGAGGTCGCGCCGGCGCTGCGCCTGCCCGGTGCTCTCGTCGGCGACGACTGGGACGCCGAGATCGTGCCCGCCCTCACCCCGTGGCCAGGAGAGCGCGTGGTGGACAAGACGCGGTACAGCGCGTTCTTCGGCACCGGCCTCGCGGAGGAGCTGCGTGCGCTCGACGTCGGGACCGTCGTGGTGTGCGGCGTGACCACCAACGTCTGCGTCGAGGGCACCGCCCGCGACGCCTTCGCCCACGACCTCCGGGTCGTCGTCGTGGCCGACGCGACGGCCGCGGTCGACGACGACCTGCACACGTCCTCCCTGCGCAGCATGGCGTACGGGATCGGCACCCTCTCGACCGCGGCGGCCACGGTCGCCGCCCTCACCGAAGGAGCACGACGATGA
- a CDS encoding class I adenylate-forming enzyme family protein, which translates to MAAIPATFVPLTVADGVRVSAGRTPGKVALREGERTLTYAALRSRVHRVGNAALAGLGLTSGDHVAVVAGNRLEYVELVVGLAGAGLAVVTISPASSAAEMSYIVADSKVRALVVDRACEEVARSVADAAGIPVVLLDDGYEDWLGAARDSHPGVVPDEWDAMVVHYTSGTTGEPKGVLCPHRSRTLNYLAMAAEYGAYGPRDHGLTIAPMYHGAGLSFTLANVFLGGSATILPRFDPEAVLAGFAAEPITNAFMVPTHFHGLFGLGDERVAAIGHGALKTIVSNAAPLSQAMKERIVDVIGDGYLFECYGSTEAGVVSNLAPADQLRKERSVGLPFPATEVRLLDEEGHEVGVGDVGELFSRSPYLFTGYQGREAATAAALRDGWFSAGDLAVRDDEGYLYLVDRKGDKIITGGLNVYPREVEEVLARHPAVDEASVFGVADERWGEAIRASVTLAPGASGRLDVEEVLAFCREQLAGYKVPKHVEVVEALPRNAGGKVLRRVLRDRAEAGR; encoded by the coding sequence ATGGCGGCCATCCCTGCGACCTTCGTCCCGCTCACGGTCGCCGACGGCGTCCGGGTCTCGGCCGGACGCACTCCCGGCAAGGTCGCGCTCCGCGAGGGGGAGCGGACCCTCACCTACGCCGCCCTGCGCAGCCGCGTGCACCGCGTGGGCAACGCCGCTCTCGCCGGGCTGGGGCTCACGTCGGGCGACCACGTCGCGGTCGTCGCGGGCAACCGCCTCGAGTACGTCGAGCTGGTGGTCGGCCTCGCCGGCGCGGGCCTGGCGGTCGTGACGATCTCGCCGGCCTCGTCGGCGGCGGAGATGAGCTACATCGTGGCCGACAGCAAGGTGCGGGCGCTCGTCGTCGACCGGGCGTGCGAGGAGGTGGCGCGGTCGGTCGCCGACGCGGCGGGGATCCCGGTCGTGCTGCTGGACGACGGCTACGAGGACTGGCTCGGCGCGGCACGCGACTCGCACCCCGGCGTCGTCCCGGACGAGTGGGACGCCATGGTCGTCCACTACACCTCCGGCACCACGGGCGAGCCGAAGGGCGTCCTGTGCCCGCACCGCTCGCGCACGCTCAACTACCTGGCGATGGCCGCGGAGTACGGCGCCTACGGTCCCCGCGACCACGGGCTCACGATCGCCCCGATGTACCACGGGGCCGGGCTCTCGTTCACGCTCGCCAACGTCTTCCTCGGCGGGTCCGCGACGATCCTGCCGAGGTTCGACCCCGAGGCCGTGCTGGCCGGGTTCGCCGCCGAGCCGATCACGAACGCCTTCATGGTCCCGACGCACTTCCACGGTCTCTTCGGCCTCGGCGACGAGCGCGTCGCGGCGATCGGGCACGGCGCGCTCAAGACCATCGTGTCCAACGCGGCGCCGCTCTCGCAGGCGATGAAGGAGCGGATCGTCGACGTCATCGGCGACGGGTACCTCTTCGAGTGCTACGGCTCGACCGAGGCCGGGGTCGTGTCCAACCTCGCGCCCGCCGACCAACTGCGCAAGGAGCGGTCCGTCGGGCTGCCGTTCCCGGCGACCGAGGTCCGGCTGCTCGACGAGGAGGGCCACGAGGTCGGCGTCGGCGACGTCGGTGAGCTGTTCAGCCGCTCGCCGTACCTGTTCACTGGCTACCAGGGGCGCGAGGCGGCCACCGCGGCCGCGCTGCGCGACGGCTGGTTCTCGGCGGGCGACCTCGCGGTGCGCGACGACGAGGGCTACCTCTACCTGGTCGACCGCAAGGGCGACAAGATCATCACGGGCGGGCTCAACGTGTACCCGCGCGAGGTGGAGGAGGTGCTGGCCCGCCACCCCGCGGTCGACGAGGCGTCGGTCTTCGGTGTCGCCGACGAGCGGTGGGGCGAGGCGATCCGCGCCTCGGTCACGCTCGCCCCGGGCGCGTCGGGTCGCCTCGACGTGGAGGAGGTGCTCGCGTTCTGCCGCGAGCAGCTGGCCGGCTACAAGGTGCCCAAGCACGTCGAGGTCGTCGAGGCGCTGCCGCGCAACGCGGGCGGCAAGGTCCTGCGTCGAGTTCTGCGCGACCGCGCGGAGGCCGGCCGATGA
- a CDS encoding LacI family DNA-binding transcriptional regulator: MGPTSRDIAREAGVSQSTVSRALRRDPRVTEQTQLLVQEVAQRLGYVTNHAARSLKTRRTQTIGVVVADLRNPYFLEVVDALRDELHLAGYRTFLVSDQQGSDDGSELVDLLLGSVDGVVFASAQSADTAATGFADLRMPVVLVNREIESRPLDRVLSDYTAGGRLAAEHLVELGHRRIGLITGPSAMAVFRDREEAFRGTLAQLGVPFDERLRREGPFSYEVGEQLGAELMQGPDVPTAIFCADDLVAFGVLDAAQRHGLRVPDDLSVMGYDDLTMAGWDRFGLTTVRQPMDEMARAAARLVLGRIHGTDDSAEPQRQVHPVRLVRRSSTGPARA, translated from the coding sequence GTGGGCCCCACGAGTCGCGACATCGCCCGCGAGGCCGGCGTCTCCCAGTCGACCGTGTCTCGTGCGCTCCGTCGCGACCCGAGGGTGACCGAGCAGACGCAGCTGCTCGTCCAGGAGGTGGCCCAGCGCCTCGGGTACGTCACCAACCACGCGGCGCGCAGCCTCAAGACACGTCGGACGCAGACCATCGGCGTCGTGGTCGCCGACCTGCGCAACCCCTACTTCCTGGAGGTCGTCGACGCGCTGCGCGACGAGCTCCACCTCGCCGGCTACCGGACGTTCCTCGTGTCGGACCAGCAGGGCTCCGACGACGGGAGCGAGCTCGTCGACCTGCTGCTGGGCTCGGTCGACGGTGTCGTGTTCGCCTCGGCGCAGAGTGCCGACACCGCCGCGACCGGCTTCGCCGACCTGCGGATGCCGGTCGTGCTGGTGAATCGCGAGATCGAGAGCCGGCCTCTCGATCGCGTGCTGTCGGACTACACGGCCGGCGGCAGGCTCGCTGCGGAGCACCTCGTCGAGCTCGGCCACCGCCGCATCGGCCTCATCACCGGTCCGAGCGCGATGGCCGTCTTCCGTGACCGCGAGGAGGCCTTCCGTGGCACGCTCGCGCAGCTGGGGGTGCCGTTCGACGAGCGGCTGCGACGCGAGGGTCCGTTCTCCTACGAGGTCGGCGAGCAGCTGGGCGCCGAGCTCATGCAGGGGCCGGACGTGCCGACGGCGATCTTCTGCGCCGACGACCTCGTGGCGTTCGGCGTGCTCGACGCCGCCCAGCGGCACGGGCTGCGGGTCCCGGATGATCTCTCGGTCATGGGCTACGACGACCTCACGATGGCCGGCTGGGACCGCTTCGGTCTCACGACCGTCCGCCAGCCGATGGACGAGATGGCGCGGGCGGCGGCCCGGCTCGTGCTCGGGCGCATCCACGGCACCGACGACTCGGCGGAGCCGCAGCGACAGGTCCACCCGGTGCGGCTCGTCCGCCGTTCCAGCACCGGCCCGGCGCGGGCCTGA
- a CDS encoding amidohydrolase family protein produces MTSPAPESATPPDVTPPGDRPFVADAVCHPYNFAPENQRGSYGKAFTDVMWSSHPIINPPEHQLTREQWERDWDIEQFVDTMFLESATDLACVHSLPIYDAYVDGLSAIDKGAELKRRYPERVLWYATADLFRGEEALESIEHQVRDLGADGIKLYPAQYLRGRTRYWEMSDDTFAYPVFELAQELGVKNIAVHKALPLGPVSTDAMRVDDIGRAAARFPDINFQIVHAGFMFIDETRMLLMNHPNVYVTLEASFVSVLLDPAAFGRILGAFLSEGGPDRILYSSAATNPHPRYLLDAFDRFELPDDVPHTLDRRTRDLILGGNLARLHGIDPVERRASTAGDRFATAVARDGYRDPWSIVRAADAAEVPA; encoded by the coding sequence ATGACCAGTCCAGCACCCGAGAGTGCGACCCCGCCCGACGTGACCCCGCCCGGGGACCGGCCCTTCGTGGCCGACGCGGTCTGCCACCCCTACAACTTCGCGCCGGAGAACCAGCGCGGCTCCTACGGCAAAGCGTTCACCGACGTCATGTGGAGCTCGCACCCCATCATCAACCCGCCCGAGCACCAGCTGACCCGTGAGCAGTGGGAGCGCGACTGGGACATCGAGCAGTTCGTCGACACGATGTTCCTGGAGAGCGCCACGGACCTGGCCTGCGTGCACTCCCTGCCGATCTACGACGCGTACGTCGACGGCCTCTCCGCGATCGACAAGGGCGCAGAGCTGAAGCGGCGGTACCCGGAGCGGGTGCTCTGGTACGCGACAGCCGACCTGTTCCGGGGCGAGGAGGCGCTCGAGTCGATCGAGCACCAGGTCCGTGACCTCGGCGCCGACGGCATCAAGCTCTACCCGGCGCAGTACCTGCGTGGCCGGACGCGGTACTGGGAGATGTCGGACGACACCTTCGCCTATCCGGTCTTCGAGCTCGCCCAGGAGCTCGGGGTCAAGAACATCGCGGTGCACAAGGCGCTGCCCCTCGGGCCGGTCTCCACCGACGCGATGCGGGTCGACGACATCGGTCGCGCCGCCGCGCGGTTCCCGGACATCAACTTCCAGATCGTCCATGCCGGGTTCATGTTCATCGACGAGACGCGCATGCTGTTGATGAACCACCCGAACGTCTACGTGACGCTCGAGGCCTCGTTCGTCAGCGTGCTGCTCGATCCGGCGGCGTTCGGGCGGATCCTCGGCGCGTTCTTGTCAGAGGGCGGCCCGGACCGGATCCTCTACTCCTCGGCCGCGACCAACCCCCACCCGCGGTACCTGCTCGACGCGTTCGACCGGTTCGAGCTGCCGGACGACGTCCCGCACACCCTCGATCGTCGGACACGCGACCTGATTCTCGGGGGCAACCTCGCGCGGCTGCACGGCATCGACCCGGTCGAGCGACGCGCGAGCACCGCGGGGGACCGGTTTGCCACCGCTGTGGCCCGGGACGGGTACCGCGACCCCTGGAGCATCGTGCGCGCCGCCGACGCCGCCGAGGTCCCGGCATGA